One window of Perca flavescens isolate YP-PL-M2 chromosome 15, PFLA_1.0, whole genome shotgun sequence genomic DNA carries:
- the drc3 gene encoding dynein regulatory complex subunit 3 yields the protein MTRRCGKSTMLMDEENLQKAIVEQAEQDPQDQAGLIVKVEEIHFNEILKLRLEYRNILIIDHLWEFTSLAKLDLNHNLIEKIEGLDRLINLKWLNLSFNSIEKIEGLDSLRKLEVLNLSNNRISVIENMDTLEKITHFFIANNLIEKLDKVLYLRKFKNLFTVNLFGNPVSKEDDYKFFIAAYFPNLVCLDYRLLDEDTKNEASIKYHNVLEEMKREELPMQQADEAEQSQESEVKLHTDAFVEFLNGSYLFKSMFEDDPEAETLHCVPEVAHLLQTFEHQMVELCMQLFEIGLAEHKRRETEVNSFFSGQNKAVMDYQQKASEILETFEQEQKKRIVELKQLSDPDVLEVKINHYNDEINQLCNSLMALEFQLVSQLEDIIKKLDINISDIVGNFSETVQGIFAQCRDLEDSYNEKVRKIAVATLENVAKDKLDKDMPDDVKMLFTDKDTVMDALTTGHDNHLLKINGRETQLVTRVNAWKVALIKGIQDKELKRNRMRISDIHRYVDHLWEQLEELQYHHL from the exons ATGACGAGGCGTTGTGGTAAATCTACCATGTTGATGGATGAGGAGAATCTGCAGAAGGCAATAGTCGAGCAAGCAGAGCAAGATCCTCAAGATCAGGCTGGGCTTATTGTCAAGGTGGAGGAAATCCACTTCAATGAAATCCTTAAACTACGTCTGGAATACAgaa ACATCCTGATTATTGACCACTTATGGGAATTCACATCCTTGGCAAAACTGGATTTGAACCACAACCTCATAGAGAAGATTGAAGGCTTGGACCGTCTGATTAATCTGAAATGGCTTA ATCTGTCATTCAACAGCATCGAGAAAATTGAAGGTCTGGACTCTCTGCGGAAGCTTGAAGTTCTGAATTTGTCCAACAACAGAATCTCTGTTATTGAAAACATGGACACACTTGAGAAAATCACTCATTTCTTCATCGCTAACAACCTTATTGAAAAGCTGGACAAA GTGCTCTATCTCAGGAAGTTCAAGAACCTGTTCACTGTCAACCTATTTGGAAATCCTGTCTCAAAGGAAGACGATTACAAATTTTTCATCGCAGCCTACTTTCCAAACTTGGTGTGCCTTGACTACAGATTACTTGACGAGGATACA AAAAATGAAGCATCTATCAAATACCACAATGTCCTTGAGGAAATGAAACGAGAGGAGCTGCCGATGCAACAAGCTGATGAGGCTGAGCAAAGCCAGGAATCTGAAGTCAAATTACACACG GATGCCTTCGTGGAGTTCCTGAATGGCTCTTACCTGTTTAAAAGCATGTTTGAAGACGATCCAGAGGCAGAGACACTGCACTGTGTGCCTGAAGTGGCTCACCTGCTTCAAAC ATTTGAGCACCAAATGGTGGAGCTGTGTATGCAGTTATTTGAAATAGGTTTGGCTGAACATAAGcgaagagagacagaggtgaACTCCTTCTTCAGTGGTCAGAATAAGGCCGTGATGGACTACCAGCAGAAAGCGTCGGAAATATTGGAAACTTTTGAGCAGGAACAGAAAAAG AGGATAGTGGAGTTGAAACAGTTATCAGACCCAGACGTGCTCGAGGTCAAGATCAACCACTACAACGATGAAATCAACCAACTCTGTAACAGCCTCATGGCACTGGAGTTTCAGCTGGTCAGCCAGCTGGAG GATATCATCAAAAAGTTGGACATCAACATCTCAGACATAGTTGGCAACTTCAGTGAAACTGTTCAAGGGAT ATTTGCGCAATGTCGAGATCTGGAGGATAGTTATAATGAGAAGGTGCGAAAGATTGCTGTAGCAACTCTGGAGAATGTGGCCAAGGACAAACTGGATAAGGATATGCCAGATGATGTTAAAATG CTGTttacagacaaagacacagtgATGGATGCACTGACAACTGGCCACGATAACCACCTGCTGAAGATCAATGGCCGAGAGACTCAGTTGGTTACACGTGTCAATGCCTGGAAAGTGGCCCTCATTAAAGGG ATTCAAGACAAAGAACTTAAGCGGAACCGCATGCGCATCTCAGACATCCACAGATATGTGGACCACTTGTGGGAGCAGCTGGAGGAGTTGCAGTATCATCATCTGTAA
- the gid4 gene encoding glucose-induced degradation protein 4 homolog, protein MKFREAGFSNETLQYSSPWTASQIEQSFGTSEIFLQQVDPLPGPILCPAVVYSVVKFMTVANGDTLALIMPVRAECCSSIGSACPSSASLVPPSPINTYQPGVATSLLYSGSQFRGYQKSKGNSYDVEVVLQHVTVEDSYLCGYLKIKGLTEEYPTLTTFFAGEIISQKRPFLTRKWDADEDVDRKHWGKFQPFYKYAKSFNSDDFDYEVLNKSDYVFMRWKEQFLVPDHTIKDISGASFAGFYYICFQKSTATIEGYYYHRSSEWYQSLNLNHVRENSMPIYEFR, encoded by the exons ATGAAATTCAGGGAAGCTGGATTCTCAAATGAAACGTTGCAGTATTCCAGTCCATGGACAGCTAGCCAAATTGAGCAAAGTTTTGGGACCTCGGAGATTTTTTTGCAGCAGGTAGACCCTCTGCCAGGACCGATTCTCTGTCCAGCTGTGGTGTACTCAGTTGTAAAGTTCATGACGGTTGCTAACGGTGACACTTTAGCGCTCATCATGCCTGTCCGAGCAGAGTGCTGCAGTAGCATCGGCTCGGCCTGCCCATCCTCGGCCTCTCTTGTTCCCCCTTCCCCGATCAACACCTACCAACCGGGGGTGGCCACTTCGCTACTGTACAGCGGCTCACAGTTTCGGGGTTATCAGAAGAGCAAAGGCAACTCGTACGACGTTGAGGTTGTTTTGCAG CATGTGACTGTGGAGGATTCATATTTGTGTGGATACCTGAAGATCAAAGGTCTGACTGAG GAGTATCCCACTCTCACAACATTCTTTGCTGGTGAAATTATCAGtcaaaaaaggccttttttaaCTAGGAAGTGGGACGCAGATGAGGATGTGGACAGAAAGCACTGG GGCAAGTTCCAGCCTTTTTACAAATACGCCAAAAGCTTCAACTCGGATGACTTTGACTATGAAGTGTTGAACAAAAGTGATTATGTCTTCATGAGGTGGAAG gAGCAGTTTCTAGTTCCAGACCACACTATCAAAGACATTAGCGGTGCCTCCTTCGCTGGCTTCTATTACATCTGTTTCCAGAAGTCTACAGCCACTATCGAGGGGTATTATTACCACAGGAGCTCAGAATG GTACCAGTCTCTAAACCTAAACCATGTTCGAGAGAACAGTATGCCTATTTATGAGTTTCGGTGA
- the noxo1a gene encoding NADPH oxidase organizer 1a, which yields MEAQRYPISIRVTGAMHKEKSKTYVTSVLWSDQTDIVVYRTFQDFKKFHKQMKKLFPPASKRNKFDRTIPRFRDKMVIRGGQRNDPTKSLERLKFLQKYCDELLSCDPRVSQSAEFIQFFQPTDQDLQPEFTKNSIMIVPSEHEVRANAGQGSGGNVTQPFITETYRCVATYETKDTKNKPFKVAMDEKVDVLIKDKAGWWLVENEDKRMAWFPAPYLEKLDDDDDDDGDENEIDETSERGMLYTAVKGYKATKDDEITVAIGTVVEVLQKSDNGWWLIRNNGKGGYIPTMYLQPYVNPHSRMTAHHQDRCSSPQFLSPSLEQQSNRLSHSHGNLLQIPTAKSSKSYSQQRSRSLEIQDEQPPAQPAGKNAAPATNVATSPTTAKCTAPPTITVEMEEEEEKRGIILRAHSEGSDSSDDLNSSWASSSSFNLSQSYNEEQLRNSRTPPTMESNRLNPTIGPRGKIMTPSVSDPNLYKGPTTPKVPPRPRVQEILTRCTKVTRKNANKGRLLHTHTQISQ from the exons ATGGAGGCGCAGCGGTATCCCATCAGCATCCGTGTAACTGGCGCAATGCACAAGGAGAAGAGCAAA ACCTACGTGACATCCGTGCTTTGGTCAGACCAGACTGATATTGTGGTTTACAGGACGTTTCAGGATTTCAAGAAATTTCAC AAACAAATGAAGAAGTTGTTCCCACCCGCAAGTAAAAGGAACAAATTCGACAGAACCATCCCCAGATTTCGAG ACAAAATGGTGATCCGAGGCGGCCAGAGGAATGATCCCACAAAGTCACTAGAGCGCCTCAAGTTCTTGCAGAAATATTGTGATGAACTTCTGAGCTGCGACCCGCGGGTCTCCCAGTCTGCAGAGTTCATCCAGTTCTTCCAACCCACAGACCAGGACCTGCAGCCGGAGTTCACCAAGAACAG CATCATGATCGTGCCATCAGAACATGAGGTCAGGGCCAATGCTGGACAGGGCAGCGGTGGTAACGTGACCCAGCCGTTCATCACAGAGACGTACAGATGTGTGGCCACTTACGAGACCAAAGACACCAAGAACAAACCTTTCAAAGTGGCCATGGATGAAAAAGTAGACGTACTCATCAAAGACAAAGCAG GGTGGTGGCTTGTGGAGAATGAAGACAAGCGGATGGCCTGGTTTCCTGCCCCCTACCTGGAGAAgctagatgatgatgatgatgatgatggggaTGAAAATGAAATTGATGAGACTTCTGAAAGAG GAATGCTGTACACTGCTGTCAAGGGCTACAAAGCCACCAAAGATGACGAGATAACCGTGGCCATCGGTACAGTGGTGGAAGTTCTGCAGAAGTCTGACAACGGCTGGTGGCTCATCAG aaACAATGGTAAAGGAGGTTACATCCCCACTATGTACCTGCAGCCCTATGTCAACCCTCACAGCCGCATGACAGCCCACCATCAAGATCGCTGCTCCTCCCCACAATTCCTCTCCCCGAGCCTGGAACAGCAGTCCAACCGGCTCAGCCACTCACACGGAAACCTGCTGCAAATTCCAACCGCCAAGTCTTCCAAATCATACAGCCAGCAGAGATCACGCTCTCTAGAGATCCAAGATGAACAACCTCCTGCTCAGCCTGCAGGGAAAAACGCTGCCCCTGCTACAAACGTTGCCACCTCACCAACGACTGCAAAGTGCACCGCTCCGCCCACGATCACGGTGGAgatggaagaagaagaggagaaacgTGGCATTATCCTAAGAGCGCACAGCGAGGGAAGCGACAGCAGCGATGACCTCAATTCTTCCTGGGCGAGCTCCTCGTCCTTCAACCTGAGCCAGAGTTACAACGAGGAGCAGCTGCGTAACAGCCGCACGCCTCCTACCATGGAGAGCAACCGTCTTAACCCGACAATCGGCCCACGTGGGAAAATAATGACTCCCAGTGTCTCTGATCCCAATCTCTACAAGGGCCCGACAACACCCAAGGTGCCACCCAGACCGCGGGTCCAGGAGATCCTCACCCGGTGTACCAAGGTCACCCGCAAGAATGCAAACAAAGGCcgcctgttacacacacacacacagataagtCAATGA